One Candidatus Krumholzibacteriota bacterium DNA window includes the following coding sequences:
- a CDS encoding zinc ribbon domain-containing protein, producing the protein MPIFEYRCERCGRVFDALVRREDEEIECPACGGTALEKLISGFSSSSSSSGGCAPSGGG; encoded by the coding sequence ATGCCGATCTTCGAGTATCGATGCGAGCGGTGCGGCCGCGTCTTCGACGCGCTCGTCCGCCGGGAGGACGAGGAGATCGAATGCCCGGCATGCGGCGGGACGGCGCTCGAGAAGCTCATCAGCGGTTTCTCGAGCTCCTCCTCGTCTTCCGGCGGCTGCGCGCCGTCGGGCGGCGGGTGA
- a CDS encoding TlpA family protein disulfide reductase, producing MMSCRRLLSCLAVVILLAGTSAEARNAPSFDLPLLGGGAYHRLDELLEGRDALFLVFWESGCPRCVEGLRASQRFAEDYAGSGVAVVGVNGDWSEPGRALDRVEAEEIGFLQLLDRDGAAAAAYGVPLEAFAVVLVDAGGSILSMRVDPAGDVAELMERMLAGGGAPEPIEAEGKSIHSTPDLPGLLETTAGIALHGDARMRFFSIDSRGSRAVGPYGEAVTPGNDLLMRFELEAIKPIGRHLTVGGLVRAGNESIEVLRSGPQYLDNERGSAFADIHAAGASLRVGYYTMHMTPLTMMRWDWDDNPRTGGDAGCGCGNAAGVLLLESLEELGPDLTVEGGRLAWNGRGFECVAFYAIPRRAIETGSIASSMGLGEPADLSLEIWGAEAAWRRFDARTGGHWRAGLHYIGTWEDERSLDGPRLGYFVPFEWTETSMLTATGEAPILPWARLRGELIALNDVSVHNAGRVEGETADTDGAGGYGGLVVDLPGRLDVAVDYISIDDGFDSPFAAVSWEQDRKGWRVSARAVLPGGFSALSLFWKRLESHADTSWPDEVSFFGAAADVDLESGLGGGIGWLDRGSWNDDPGAGYDESRTALTASVRYRFDRMTSVQAQYQRIEYETDVPDFLDAVTSLFSFYLVSRF from the coding sequence ATGATGTCCTGCCGCCGTCTGCTCTCGTGTCTGGCCGTCGTGATCCTCCTCGCGGGAACGAGCGCGGAAGCCCGGAACGCTCCGTCGTTCGATCTCCCGCTCCTTGGCGGCGGTGCATACCATCGCCTCGACGAACTCCTCGAGGGCCGGGATGCGCTCTTCCTCGTCTTCTGGGAAAGCGGCTGTCCCCGCTGCGTCGAGGGGCTCCGGGCGAGCCAGCGTTTCGCTGAGGACTACGCCGGGTCCGGCGTCGCCGTCGTCGGCGTCAACGGCGACTGGAGCGAGCCGGGGCGCGCCCTCGATCGCGTCGAGGCGGAGGAAATCGGCTTCCTGCAGCTCCTCGACAGGGACGGCGCGGCGGCGGCGGCCTACGGCGTGCCCCTCGAGGCCTTCGCCGTCGTCCTCGTCGACGCCGGCGGCAGCATCCTGTCGATGCGCGTCGATCCGGCGGGAGACGTGGCGGAGCTCATGGAGCGGATGCTCGCCGGGGGCGGGGCGCCGGAACCGATCGAAGCGGAAGGGAAGTCTATCCACTCGACGCCCGATCTCCCGGGGCTGCTGGAGACGACCGCCGGCATCGCGTTGCACGGCGACGCGCGCATGCGGTTCTTCTCGATCGATTCGCGGGGCAGCCGGGCCGTCGGCCCCTACGGCGAGGCGGTCACCCCGGGGAACGACCTGCTCATGCGCTTCGAACTCGAGGCAATCAAACCCATCGGGCGCCACCTCACCGTGGGAGGGCTTGTCCGCGCGGGGAACGAGAGTATCGAGGTCCTCCGGTCGGGCCCGCAGTATCTCGACAACGAACGGGGAAGCGCTTTCGCCGATATCCACGCCGCCGGCGCGTCGCTCCGCGTCGGGTACTACACGATGCACATGACGCCGCTCACGATGATGCGCTGGGACTGGGACGACAATCCGCGCACGGGCGGCGACGCGGGATGCGGCTGCGGAAACGCGGCGGGCGTCCTGCTCCTCGAGAGCCTCGAGGAGCTCGGCCCCGATCTCACCGTCGAGGGCGGTCGACTGGCGTGGAACGGACGCGGATTCGAATGCGTCGCCTTCTACGCGATCCCGCGGCGCGCGATCGAGACCGGATCGATCGCATCGAGCATGGGGCTCGGCGAGCCGGCCGACCTCTCGCTGGAGATCTGGGGCGCCGAGGCCGCCTGGCGCCGGTTCGACGCGCGCACCGGCGGGCACTGGCGTGCCGGGCTGCACTACATCGGCACCTGGGAGGACGAGCGGTCGCTCGACGGACCGCGTCTCGGCTATTTCGTCCCCTTCGAATGGACGGAAACCTCGATGCTCACGGCGACCGGCGAGGCGCCGATCCTTCCCTGGGCGCGTCTGCGCGGCGAACTGATCGCGCTCAACGACGTCTCCGTGCACAACGCCGGCCGCGTCGAGGGCGAGACGGCCGACACGGATGGGGCGGGGGGATACGGCGGGCTCGTCGTCGACCTGCCGGGCCGCCTCGACGTGGCCGTCGATTACATCTCGATCGACGACGGGTTCGATTCCCCCTTCGCCGCGGTCTCATGGGAGCAGGACCGCAAGGGGTGGCGCGTCTCGGCGAGGGCCGTGCTTCCCGGCGGTTTCTCCGCGCTCTCCCTCTTCTGGAAACGCCTGGAGAGCCACGCGGACACGTCCTGGCCCGACGAGGTCTCCTTTTTCGGCGCCGCGGCCGACGTCGATCTCGAGAGCGGTCTCGGCGGCGGGATCGGCTGGCTCGACCGAGGCTCGTGGAACGACGATCCCGGCGCGGGCTACGACGAGTCGCGGACCGCGCTGACGGCGAGCGTGAGATACCGGTTCGATCGCATGACGAGCGTGCAGGCGCAGTACCAGCGGATCGAGTACGAGACGGACGTGCCCGATTTCCTCGATGCGGTCACGTCGCTCTTCAGTTTCTATCTCGTGTCGAGGTTCTAG
- the tilS gene encoding tRNA lysidine(34) synthetase TilS has protein sequence MDCTKQARTLIREAGLVGRGDRVLAAVSGGSDSLALLEILVDLAGPMRLSLAVACFDHGIRPVARELRLVERRCDALGLPLFVGSGDVPGRAARSKNGIEETARRLRYAFLDETATAWEADRIALGHTRDDQVETILHHIIRGTGARGLAGMPAARGRYVRPLLGCKRADLRELLRSRGVRWAADETNHDNRLLRNRIRNLLLPGLRAKYNPAIDDALLRLGENTAELAGAVEETDDPVPPLVGGAVSVSISRLDGISPFRQYLLLDRILRDRFGVLRDVEKIHFDAARRLLSPGLSGRRIQLPHGIEIAREGASLIVRERPLASPISRPVSIVPGEGRWPLPGWGLVMRVQGIDFGGASAAADDRRAVVARLRFPLTVRPRRPGDRLRPFGMSGTRRLGRIMIDRKVPLSRRDTIPVVEDRGGILWVPGVVAAERTRVRTDAATAFEILIEPGR, from the coding sequence ATGGACTGCACGAAACAGGCACGGACGCTCATCCGGGAAGCCGGTCTTGTCGGCAGGGGCGATCGCGTGCTCGCCGCCGTCTCGGGAGGATCGGACTCCCTCGCCCTTCTCGAGATCCTGGTGGATCTCGCCGGCCCGATGCGTCTCTCGCTCGCCGTCGCCTGCTTTGACCACGGGATCCGACCCGTCGCTCGCGAGCTGCGACTCGTCGAGCGGCGCTGCGACGCCCTCGGCCTCCCCCTCTTCGTCGGCTCCGGGGACGTGCCGGGCCGCGCGGCGCGCTCGAAAAACGGCATCGAGGAGACGGCGCGGCGGCTGCGCTACGCGTTCCTCGACGAGACGGCGACGGCGTGGGAGGCCGACCGCATCGCCCTCGGCCACACACGCGACGACCAGGTGGAGACGATCCTCCACCACATCATCCGCGGGACGGGGGCGCGCGGCCTCGCCGGCATGCCCGCCGCCCGCGGCCGTTACGTGCGCCCGCTCCTCGGCTGCAAACGCGCCGACCTCCGGGAGCTGCTCCGGTCGCGGGGCGTCCGGTGGGCAGCCGACGAGACGAATCACGACAACCGCCTCCTGCGCAACCGGATCCGGAACCTCCTGCTGCCGGGCCTCCGCGCGAAGTACAACCCAGCCATCGACGATGCGCTCCTGAGGCTCGGCGAAAACACCGCCGAGCTCGCCGGGGCGGTCGAGGAGACGGACGATCCGGTCCCTCCCCTCGTCGGCGGCGCCGTTTCGGTTTCGATTTCCCGTCTCGACGGGATCTCCCCCTTCCGGCAATACCTCCTGCTCGACCGGATCCTCCGGGATCGCTTCGGCGTCCTCCGCGACGTCGAGAAGATCCACTTCGACGCGGCGAGACGACTCCTCTCGCCCGGGCTTTCCGGACGGCGGATCCAGCTGCCGCACGGCATCGAGATCGCCCGCGAAGGAGCGTCGCTTATCGTCCGCGAAAGGCCCCTCGCATCGCCAATCTCCCGCCCCGTCTCGATCGTGCCGGGCGAGGGACGCTGGCCGCTGCCCGGATGGGGGCTGGTCATGCGCGTGCAAGGGATCGATTTCGGCGGCGCGTCGGCCGCAGCCGACGATCGCCGGGCCGTCGTCGCCCGTTTGCGCTTCCCCCTGACCGTCCGGCCGCGCCGCCCGGGCGACCGTCTTCGCCCCTTCGGCATGTCCGGCACGCGGCGGCTCGGCCGGATCATGATCGACCGCAAGGTACCCCTCTCCCGGCGGGACACGATCCCCGTCGTCGAGGACCGCGGGGGCATCCTGTGGGTTCCCGGCGTGGTGGCCGCCGAGCGGACGCGGGTGCGGACTGACGCCGCCACGGCGTTCGAGATCCTCATCGAACCCGGCCGCTGA
- a CDS encoding redoxin domain-containing protein: MRMPLPGDPAPNFELPAVVGNEIRMIKLSDYDGKWRVVCFYPADFTFV, encoded by the coding sequence ATGCGCATGCCGTTGCCGGGAGATCCGGCACCCAATTTCGAATTGCCCGCCGTCGTCGGAAACGAGATCAGGATGATCAAGCTTTCCGACTACGACGGCAAATGGCGGGTGGTCTGTTTCTACCCGGCGGATTTCACCTTCGTCTGA
- a CDS encoding glutamate--tRNA ligase gives MSDETTVRVRFAPSPTGHLHVGGARTALYNWLYARRMGGVFILRIEDTDAQRSTRESYEGIVRGMRWLGLDWDEGPDAGGEYGPYVQSSRGVLYHTDARRLVEEGLAYRCFCTQEDLEEMKIEAQRDKRPPKYDGRCRLIPPEEAEEKIAGGEPHVIRFRMPDEGDIRFRDVVRGELTFTNADLDDFVLIKSDGRPTYNFAVVVDDAKMKITHVIRGDDHISNTPRQVHLYRALGYPIPKFAHLPMILGSDGTRLSKRHGATSVDWYRERRYLPDALVNYLALLGWSFDGKRELFTRKALIEKFSLKKVSKNPAQFDIDKMEWVNGEHFKMLELPGKTMLVYGVLEEEGILPPDFAVDLSRKVDLKLVPGTEPLADRGGDGRNSFMMEDFRRLALLVRAMGNRLKLLKDAPDMLRPYFKDDFPRDRDAVASHLLRPEVPARLERLADALEGLQYFELERIEETLRSLADEMELQAGELIHPCRVALTGRTVSPDIFQVILLIGKEKSVERLREAARER, from the coding sequence ATGAGCGACGAGACGACGGTCCGCGTACGCTTCGCGCCCAGCCCGACGGGCCATCTCCATGTCGGGGGAGCGCGGACGGCGCTCTACAACTGGCTCTACGCCCGCAGGATGGGTGGCGTCTTCATTCTCCGGATCGAGGACACCGACGCGCAGCGCTCGACGCGAGAGTCCTACGAGGGCATCGTGCGCGGCATGCGCTGGCTCGGGCTCGACTGGGACGAGGGCCCCGACGCCGGCGGCGAGTACGGTCCGTACGTGCAGTCCTCGCGCGGCGTTCTCTACCACACGGACGCCAGGCGGCTCGTCGAGGAGGGACTCGCGTACCGCTGTTTCTGCACGCAGGAAGATCTCGAGGAGATGAAGATCGAGGCGCAGCGCGACAAGCGCCCCCCGAAGTACGACGGCCGCTGCCGCCTGATCCCGCCCGAAGAGGCCGAGGAGAAAATCGCGGGCGGCGAACCGCACGTGATCCGTTTCCGTATGCCCGACGAGGGGGATATCCGTTTCCGCGACGTCGTCAGGGGCGAGTTGACCTTCACGAACGCCGATCTGGACGATTTCGTCCTCATCAAGTCGGACGGGCGGCCGACCTACAACTTCGCCGTGGTCGTCGACGACGCGAAGATGAAGATCACGCACGTCATCCGCGGTGACGACCACATATCCAACACGCCCCGCCAGGTCCATCTCTACCGGGCGCTGGGCTACCCGATACCGAAGTTCGCACACCTGCCGATGATACTCGGCTCCGACGGCACGCGTCTCAGCAAGCGGCACGGGGCCACGTCCGTCGACTGGTACCGCGAGCGTCGGTACCTGCCCGATGCCCTCGTCAACTACCTGGCTTTGCTCGGGTGGTCGTTCGACGGCAAGCGGGAGCTCTTCACGCGCAAGGCCCTCATCGAGAAGTTCTCCCTGAAGAAGGTGTCGAAGAACCCCGCCCAGTTCGATATCGACAAGATGGAATGGGTAAACGGGGAGCACTTCAAGATGCTCGAACTGCCGGGCAAGACGATGCTCGTCTACGGCGTGCTGGAGGAGGAGGGGATTCTTCCTCCCGATTTCGCGGTCGATCTTTCCCGGAAGGTCGATCTGAAGCTCGTTCCCGGCACCGAGCCCCTCGCGGACCGCGGCGGCGACGGACGAAACTCCTTCATGATGGAGGATTTCCGCCGGCTCGCACTGCTCGTCAGGGCGATGGGCAACCGGCTGAAGCTTCTCAAGGACGCGCCCGACATGCTCCGTCCCTATTTCAAGGACGATTTCCCGCGCGATCGGGACGCGGTGGCATCCCACCTGCTCCGTCCCGAGGTGCCTGCGCGGCTCGAGCGCCTCGCCGACGCCCTCGAGGGGCTGCAATACTTCGAACTGGAGCGCATCGAGGAGACCCTGCGTTCCCTCGCCGACGAGATGGAACTGCAGGCGGGCGAGTTGATCCATCCCTGCAGGGTGGCGCTCACCGGCCGGACGGTCTCTCCCGACATCTTCCAGGTGATCCTTCTCATCGGCAAGGAGAAGTCGGTCGAACGGCTGCGGGAAGCCGCGAGGGAGCGGTAA
- the ilvC gene encoding ketol-acid reductoisomerase, with protein sequence MEIHREHGETLSALAGERIVVAGYGNQGRPQALNLRDSGLDVVVAARPGRPGWVRAAKDGFDVVTIADGASGADVLMILLPDEVQGEVWRREIAGAIRRGATLCFAHGFAVAFGEIEPADADLVLVAPKGQGREVRAAFERGSGLPCLFAVAHDVSGRARGRALGIAAGLGCLRVGGIETTFREEAVSDLFGEQAVLCGGVPAIVKRAFEVLTGRGFSPEVAYFECVHELKIIVDLVAERGIAGMRDLISGTAAYGSLRFGEDLVDDETTRRMEEIFERIDSGEFARDWLAESREGARRLAELRLLERGLPIESVGREVRSLFPENERKGRK encoded by the coding sequence ATGGAGATCCACAGAGAGCACGGGGAGACATTGTCGGCTCTCGCCGGCGAACGGATCGTCGTGGCGGGGTACGGCAACCAGGGCCGTCCGCAGGCGCTCAACCTGCGTGACAGCGGTCTCGACGTCGTTGTCGCCGCCCGTCCGGGCCGTCCCGGATGGGTTCGCGCCGCAAAGGACGGATTCGACGTCGTGACGATCGCCGACGGGGCGTCCGGGGCGGACGTCCTGATGATCCTCCTTCCCGACGAGGTGCAGGGCGAGGTCTGGCGCCGGGAGATCGCGGGCGCGATCCGGCGCGGCGCGACGCTCTGCTTCGCCCACGGGTTCGCCGTCGCGTTCGGCGAGATCGAACCGGCCGACGCCGACCTCGTCCTCGTGGCGCCGAAGGGGCAGGGGCGGGAGGTGCGCGCCGCCTTCGAGCGCGGGAGCGGGCTTCCGTGCCTCTTCGCCGTCGCCCACGACGTGTCCGGGCGGGCGCGCGGGCGGGCGCTCGGGATCGCCGCGGGGCTCGGGTGCCTGCGTGTCGGCGGTATCGAGACGACCTTCCGCGAGGAGGCGGTGAGCGACCTCTTCGGCGAGCAGGCGGTGCTGTGCGGCGGCGTGCCGGCCATCGTCAAACGCGCCTTCGAGGTGCTCACCGGGAGGGGATTCAGCCCGGAAGTGGCGTACTTCGAGTGCGTGCACGAACTCAAGATCATCGTCGATCTCGTCGCCGAGCGTGGCATCGCCGGTATGCGCGACCTGATCAGCGGGACGGCCGCCTACGGGAGCCTGCGCTTCGGCGAGGATCTCGTCGACGATGAGACGACGCGGAGGATGGAGGAGATCTTCGAGCGGATCGACAGCGGCGAATTCGCCCGCGACTGGCTGGCGGAATCGCGGGAGGGCGCCCGCCGGCTGGCCGAACTGCGTCTGCTGGAGCGCGGTCTGCCGATCGAGTCCGTCGGCAGGGAGGTCCGCTCGCTCTTCCCCGAAAACGAACGGAAAGGCAGGAAATGA
- a CDS encoding MATE family efflux transporter: MNREIIRLSSPVIVGMISTTILNIVDTAMVGRLGDAPLAAVGLGSFITLVAVLIFGSLHVGTQAIVSRRLGEGRTGEYARILANTFFLASIVGIVVSALGYRFSGGIFSLLSDRPEIAADGVPYLRIRMAGVFAVIVMYTLRGYAFGLARVRIDMIVSLIVNVLNILLNWFLIFGHWTFPRLETRGAAIASVISTAAGLVVYLLFIEFRIIRRLPRAERRSGLDARMMALIIRISAPRAVQSLSTVGFVVFLGLVGRIGIAELAISNIIFKAFNVTFMIGMAIGTAAATLVGRSLGEKDPDKAARYGWRSALLGASLMGAIGACFMFFPRQIMGVFTREPATVELGVVPFRLLGAFQFIDGFGIVLSRVLQGAGSTMYVMISEIICVWGILIPYSNFAVAALGGGLVAAWWGVYLYFSIFACLMAWKFREGGWRHIRI; encoded by the coding sequence ATGAACCGCGAGATCATACGGCTCTCCTCGCCGGTGATCGTCGGCATGATCTCGACGACGATCCTGAACATCGTCGACACGGCGATGGTCGGACGCCTCGGCGACGCGCCCCTCGCGGCCGTCGGCCTCGGCTCCTTCATCACGCTCGTCGCGGTCCTCATCTTCGGCTCCCTGCACGTGGGCACGCAGGCGATCGTCTCGCGCCGCCTCGGCGAGGGCCGCACCGGCGAATACGCCCGCATCCTCGCGAACACCTTCTTTCTCGCCTCGATCGTGGGCATCGTCGTCTCCGCGCTCGGCTACCGGTTCTCCGGGGGCATCTTCTCGCTCCTCTCCGATCGTCCGGAGATCGCCGCCGACGGGGTCCCCTACCTGCGCATCCGCATGGCCGGCGTCTTCGCCGTCATCGTGATGTATACCCTTCGGGGGTATGCCTTCGGTCTCGCCCGCGTGCGGATCGACATGATCGTCTCGCTCATCGTGAACGTGCTGAACATCCTCCTCAACTGGTTCCTCATCTTCGGCCACTGGACCTTCCCCCGTCTCGAGACGCGCGGCGCGGCGATCGCGTCGGTGATCAGCACGGCCGCGGGCCTTGTCGTCTACCTTCTCTTCATCGAGTTCCGCATCATCCGCCGCCTCCCGCGGGCCGAGCGCCGCTCGGGGCTCGACGCGCGGATGATGGCGCTCATCATCCGCATCTCCGCGCCGCGTGCCGTCCAGAGCCTCTCCACCGTCGGATTCGTCGTCTTTCTCGGGCTTGTCGGGCGGATCGGCATCGCCGAGCTGGCCATCAGCAACATCATCTTCAAGGCCTTCAACGTCACGTTCATGATCGGGATGGCAATCGGCACGGCGGCCGCCACCCTCGTCGGCAGGAGCCTCGGCGAGAAGGATCCGGACAAGGCCGCGCGCTACGGCTGGCGTTCCGCGCTGCTCGGCGCCTCGCTGATGGGCGCGATCGGCGCCTGCTTCATGTTCTTCCCGAGACAGATCATGGGGGTCTTCACGCGCGAGCCGGCGACGGTCGAGCTGGGAGTCGTGCCGTTCAGGCTGCTCGGCGCGTTCCAGTTCATCGACGGCTTCGGAATCGTCCTCTCCCGCGTCCTCCAGGGAGCGGGAAGCACCATGTACGTGATGATCTCCGAGATCATCTGCGTCTGGGGCATCCTCATCCCCTACTCCAACTTCGCCGTCGCCGCCCTCGGCGGCGGGCTCGTCGCCGCATGGTGGGGCGTCTACCTCTATTTCAGCATCTTCGCGTGCCTCATGGCGTGGAAGTTCCGCGAGGGCGGCTGGCGCCACATCCGCATCTGA
- a CDS encoding redoxin domain-containing protein, whose translation MSAVADAYDELQQLGVEVVSISTDTHFSHWMFKKTSPTVRNVRYAMAADPTGRVSTAYGVYNPEKGMNHRGRFIIDPKGRVKAVEVLTDPVGRNVAELIRQIKAMQAVDANPGKAAPAGWKPGDPLITTSQEDIGRY comes from the coding sequence CTGTCTGCGGTCGCAGACGCGTACGACGAGCTGCAGCAGCTCGGGGTCGAAGTCGTTTCGATCAGCACCGATACCCATTTCAGCCACTGGATGTTCAAGAAGACCTCGCCGACGGTGAGGAACGTACGTTACGCGATGGCCGCCGATCCGACCGGACGGGTTTCGACGGCCTACGGCGTCTACAATCCCGAGAAGGGGATGAACCATCGCGGCCGGTTCATCATCGATCCCAAGGGACGGGTGAAAGCCGTCGAGGTTCTCACCGACCCGGTCGGCCGTAACGTCGCCGAACTCATCCGCCAGATCAAGGCGATGCAGGCCGTCGACGCGAACCCGGGAAAGGCGGCGCCGGCCGGCTGGAAACCGGGAGACCCGCTCATCACGACGAGCCAGGAGGATATCGGCCGGTACTGA
- the hpt gene encoding hypoxanthine phosphoribosyltransferase, which yields MDDCRILITDREIEARIAELARSVSADYAGRNPLIVSLLKGAFIFLADLVRQLTIPHEIDFITLSSYRHGSTRSARIEILDHMRIGIRDRDVLIIEDIVDTGHTLVRIMDTFREGGARSIRVCTLLDKPEAREIEVPVHYTGFTIPCVFVVGYGLDFMEQYRNLNYIAELNHSMASLDDCSPGVAQRGDARTVAVPGDPALPERET from the coding sequence ATGGACGATTGCAGAATTCTCATAACGGACCGGGAGATCGAGGCCCGGATCGCCGAACTCGCGCGAAGCGTCTCGGCGGACTACGCCGGCCGCAACCCGCTGATCGTCTCACTGCTCAAGGGCGCGTTCATCTTTCTCGCCGACCTCGTCCGCCAGCTGACGATCCCGCACGAGATCGACTTCATCACCCTGTCGAGCTACCGCCACGGCAGCACCCGGAGCGCGCGCATCGAGATCCTCGACCACATGCGTATCGGCATCCGCGACCGGGACGTCCTGATCATCGAGGACATCGTCGACACCGGGCATACGCTCGTGCGCATCATGGACACCTTCCGCGAGGGCGGCGCGCGGAGCATCCGCGTCTGCACGCTTCTCGACAAGCCCGAGGCGCGGGAAATCGAGGTGCCCGTTCATTACACGGGGTTCACCATCCCCTGCGTCTTCGTCGTCGGCTACGGCCTCGACTTCATGGAACAATACCGCAACTTGAACTATATAGCGGAGTTGAACCATTCGATGGCGTCCCTCGACGATTGCTCGCCCGGCGTCGCCCAGCGGGGCGACGCGCGAACCGTTGCCGTACCGGGTGATCCGGCCCTCCCCGAGCGCGAAACCTGA
- a CDS encoding winged helix-turn-helix transcriptional regulator, giving the protein MVAECLRAMGDPSRLRILGELCGGEQSVTSLTAATGLSQANVSRHLGVLRRAALVEFRREGRHVFYRLTNDLPRTICGLVCFSLEQRTTAGRSALRTFRKEFHE; this is encoded by the coding sequence ATGGTGGCCGAATGTCTCCGGGCGATGGGCGATCCCTCGCGGTTGCGCATCCTTGGCGAGCTCTGCGGCGGGGAACAGAGCGTCACCTCGCTCACCGCCGCGACGGGGCTGAGCCAGGCCAACGTCTCCCGGCATCTCGGCGTCCTCAGGCGAGCGGCCCTCGTCGAGTTCCGAAGGGAAGGCCGGCACGTCTTCTACCGGCTGACGAACGACCTGCCGCGGACGATCTGCGGTCTCGTCTGCTTTTCGCTCGAGCAGCGGACCACCGCGGGCCGGAGCGCGCTCAGGACGTTCAGGAAAGAGTTCCATGAATGA